A stretch of the Glandiceps talaboti chromosome 23, keGlaTala1.1, whole genome shotgun sequence genome encodes the following:
- the LOC144452832 gene encoding patched domain-containing protein 3-like codes for MALFEIVEKRISGLFSKYGKFLSRHPVIILAIALIATGILGVGFIKLENETDLEYLYTPENSRADKDRRTVKQLFQDRSGQDFYQHQIATLGLYGDVIIVAENTGDNVLSVVVLTELLELDDYVKKITVTVDNEDYGYFNVCVRRFHNCVISGVQTLINGSDIAGFLQMNLTFPVVKVDGKAPVYVANIMGGVGVDGRSIVTSAEALRVRYHLRSDDKMKKISLAWEKAFLEKMLEWKGNVSQTVYSVSESLNYELNEGTSGDITYFAITIAVMSFYSGLVCGTGNCVTSRGFLANIGVVSAALAILASYGFCSFIGVKNVNIVGVMPFLIIGIGIDDMFLLMSGWLQTKPSDTVEGRISGAFSAVAVSITITSITDVLAFCIGATNVFPSLRNFCIYTGFAVIWCYFMQLTVFGSAMVFHTRRVKSSRHCLTCTPVPSDDEINSGGKVRKCLCAFFCRGKPSDISDDNDQEDRSIFERAPLYLSKFIMLVPVKVTILVVFVGYLAVSIWGVLNLEQGLVLNNLVPSDSYLHSYFKLEREYYNGNGPVIAIVIQEPIPYWEDGVQNELDNLLKTLGNSKYINDNFRISWLDSFFNFHNQSLPTSHTSFSQSLQFDFLPKNPQFVGDLNISKDGVIKSSRFYVQSERLASSTVQGNMMLEVREITDSSDLPAFAYTGAFIFFEQFVQVLPSTLQTVGIAVAAIFVVCFFFIPHPLCVIYVTLTMVMILVGLFGFMHFWGLSLSSITMIHVVLSVGFSVDFSAHVCHAFMKADGADRNHRVEIALSRVAVPIMNGGISSLLGIIFLSNANSYVFLSFFRVMFLTIVFGMAHALLFLPVLLSLIGPAKSKPHLEYTVVFKKLDIGNAEVTGNGTGDMEERNNDPINSESLFNDNEKDNDKE; via the exons ATGGCATTATTTGAAATAGTTGAGAAACGCATCAGTGGACTTTTCAGCAAATATGGAAAATTTCTGTCCCGACATCCGGTAATAATCCTTGCAATAGCACTTATTGCAACTGGAATTCTTGGTGTTGGTTTTATAAAACTAGAAAATGAAACAGACTTAGAGTATCTGTACACTCCTGAAAACAGTCGTGCTGATAAAGACAGACGTACAGTCAAACAGTTATTCCAAGACAGAAGTGGTCAGGATTTTTACCAACATCAGATCGCTACTCTTGGACTGTATGGTGACGTCATCATTGTCGCAGAAAACACTGGAGACAATGTGTTATCGGTAGTAGTTTTAACTGAATTATTAGAACTTGATGACTATGTCAAAAAAATAACTGTAACTGTTGACAATGAAGACTATGGGTATTTCAATGTTTGTGTCAGACGATTCCACAATTGTGTTATTAGTGGAGTACAAACTCTCATAAATGGATCAGACATTGCTGGGTTTCTTCAAATGAACTTAACATTCCCAGTTGTCAAGGTTGATGGCAAGGCACCTGTCTATGTAGCGAACATAATGGGAGGTGTAGGGGTAGATGGACGGTCTATAGTGACAAGCGCTGAAGCCCTACGTGTACGTTATCACTTAAGATCTGAtgacaaaatgaagaaaataagtCTGGCATGGGAGAAAGCGTTCCTGGAAAAGATGTTGGAATGGAAAGGAAACGTATCTCAAACTGTATATTCAGTTTCAGAAAGTCTTAACTATGAACTGAATGAAGGTACATCGGGGGATATTACCTATTTTGCCATCACCATAGCTGTTATGAGTTTCTATTCTGGACTTGTATGTGGGACTGGTAACTGTGTGACGTCAAGAGGATTTCTTGCCAACATTGGTGTCGTTTCAGCAGCGCTTGCAATTCTTGCTTCCTATGGATTCTGTTCCTTCATTGGTGTGAAAAATGTCAACATTGTAGGTGTAATGCCATTTCTGATAATAG GAATCGGTATTGACGACATGTTCCTTTTGATGTCGGGTTGGCTTCAAACCAAACCTTCAGACACCGTTGAAGGCAGAATATCTGGGGCTTTCAGTGCAGTTGCAGTGTCAATAACTATCACTTCTATCACTGACGTGCTGGCTTTCTGTATTGGCGCAACCAACGTGTTCCCAAGTCTACGAAATTTCTGTATCTATACAG GATTTGCAGTTATCTGGTGTTACTTCATGCAGCTGACTGTTTTTGGTAGTGCTATGGTTTTCCATACACGTCGTGTGAAGAGTTCCCGCCATTGCTTAACCTGCACACCAGTTCCATCAGACGATGAAATCAATTCCGGTGGTAAAGTACGGAAGTGTCTGTGTGCCTTTTTCTGTCGTGGCAAACCATCAGACATTTCTGACGACAACGACCAAGAAGATAGAAGTATTTTTGAACGTGCACCTTTATATCTCTCCAAGTTCATAATGTTGGTTCCAGTCAAAGTCACAATTCTTGTAGTCTTTGTCGGCTATCTGGCAGTTTCCATTTGGGGTGTTCTGAATTTAGAACAGGGACTCGTTTTGAACAACCTTGTACCGTCGGACTCGTACCTACATTCGTATTTTAAATTAGAACGTGAGTATTACAATGGAAATGGTCCAGTAATTGCAATTGTTATCCAAGAACCAATACCATACTGGGAAGATGGTGTCCAAAATGAACTTGACAATCTTCTAAAGACACTAGGAAatagtaaatacataaatgataaCTTTCGCATTTCTTGGCTTGATAgctttttcaattttcataacCAGTCACTTCCAACAAGCCATACTTCTTTCTCACAATCTTTACAATTCGATTTTCTTCCTAAGAATCCACAGTTTGTCGgtgatttaaatatttctaaAGATGGCGTCATAAAATCATCACGTTTCTATGTTCAATCAGAACGCCTTGCTAGTTCTACCGTTCAGGGCAACATGATGCTAGAAGTAAGAGAAATCACAGATAGTAGTGATTTACCAGCTTTCGCTTATACAGGTgcttttattttctttgaacaGTTTGTACAAGTGTTACCGAGTACTTTACAAACAGTTGGCATCGCTGTTGCGGCCATCTTTGTAGTTTGCTTTTTCTTTATACCCCATCCTCTGTGTGTGATTTATGTAACACTTACCATGGTAATGATTCTTGTTGGGTTGTTTGGTTTCATGCATTTCTGGGGTCTTTCCCTAAGTTCTATAACTATGATCCATGTTGTACTGAGTGTCGGTTTTTCCGTCGACTTCAGTGCGCATGTCTGTCACGCCTTTATGAAAGCCGATGGGGCGGATCGAAATCATCGAGTTGAGATCGCCCTTTCTCGTGTAGCTGTTCCAATAATGAATGGGGGCATATCATCCTTGCTTGgcataatttttttatcaaatgcaAATTCTTATGTTTTCCTTTCATTCTTCAGAGTCATGTTCCTGACTATAGTTTTTGGTATGGCGCATGCGCTCTTGTTCTTACCAGTTTTGTTATCACTTATTGGCCCTGCTAAATCGAAACCTCATTTGGAGTACACTGTTGTCTTTAAGAAATTAGACATTGGAAATGCTGAGGTCACAGGTAATGGTACGGGGGATATGGAGGAAAGAAATAATGATCCAATTAACAGTGAATCGTTATTTAATGATAATGAGAAAGATAATGATAAAGAATGA